Part of the Sulfobacillus acidophilus DSM 10332 genome, CGACAGACTTTGCTGGGTGCGCTGATAGGCGGAAGCCAGCGAAGGGGCCGTCACCGTCACCGCAAAAAACTCCTTCGACGGCTTAATTTGCGAAATGGAACTCACCGTCACGGTCGGATTGGGGAAATAAAAGCTCCACGACCAATCTCCCGCTTTCTTCGGCACCACGACCAGAGCCAAGGCCGCCGCTCGGCTGGTATAGGGCAACTCGTCCCAGCAACCGCTGGACGTAAAAAGTACCAGCAGGATTAAAAAGACCAGCCGGAGTTTTCCCTTCATGGTCCCGGATCCGTGCCTTGCATGTCGGTTTTAAGCGGCGACGCTTCATTGTCTCCCCGCAGGAGATGGGGCCGGGGCACCTGGCCCTGCGGCCAGTTCCACTCGGCCCGTTGAGGCCGGTAACTCACCCAGCGGAGATGAATACGATTCCAGGGAAACCGGACGAGGGCGTCGGTCCATTCACGCAGGCGAAACGGCGCCCAGGGCGAAAAATAGGGCACGCCGAAACTTTGCATATCCGTAATCGTGGCTACTACCATCATGGTCACCACGATAATGCCTAAAACTCCAAAAAACGTGCCGGCAAACAGCAAGAAAAAATTCACGACCCGCCAGGTCCCGGTTAAATCATAAACCGGGGTGGAAAAAATACTCAGCGCCGTTAAGGTCATGATGACGATAATTTGGGGGTCGACCAAGCCGGCCCGAACCACCGCCGTCCCCACCACAATCGCGCCCACCGTACCCAGTGTGGTGCTTAAATTCTTTGGCAACCGAATCGCCGATTCCCGTAAAATTTCCAAAACCAGAATCATCAAGAGGATTTCCACCACCGGCGGAAACGGCAGTCCGCTATGACTGCCTTGCATGACGACAAATAACGCCGTGGGTAACATACTCGGATTCACTTGCGTGAGCGCGATGTACATCGCCGGCAAATAGAGCCCGAACGCCCACCCGACAAACCGGATCAGGCGGACAAACGAACTGTCGATCCAGTTATTGGAGTAGTCCATCGCCGTGCGGTAGAAATCGGCTAAGGGCGCGGGCGCAATCAGTACAAACGGGTCGCCGGCGGTTAAAATCGCCACCGCCCCATAACTGAGCCGACGGGCCACAATATCGACCCGTTCCGTCCCGCGAATCGTAGGAAAAATCGAATTCGGATGATCGCGAATGAGTCCCGAGACAGTCGTACTATCGGCCAGCGCATCCACCGTAATGGCTTGGACGCGCTGGATCGCGGTTTCCACCAACGCCGGATTGGCCACTCCCTCTAAAAAAGCCACCGAGACCGTAATGTGCTGCATCCGCCCAACGGTGACATCCCGAAACTGAAGCGCCGGCGACATAAACCGGCGGCGGAGTTGCGTCTTTTGAATTAAGATAATCTCGTTAAACGCCTCTTCCGGGCCCCGTACCGCCAGTTCGGTCTGCGGGCGCTCAATCGCGCGCTGAGTATACTTGATGGTGTCGATGACCCAGACAAAATCCAGTCCCGGCGCAAACACCAACGTATTTCCCGCCGCTAATTTTTGCAGCAGCGTCGGCCACTGGGTTTCTTTCGTAATGTGATTAGGGGTCAGGACGGTTTGATCCCATTTTTCGGGGGGCGTCTTCGCGTGTAATAACGGCCCGATGATATCTTGATCCACCATCTGGGTATCGGTCAGTCCATCAATCGACACGACTAAGACGGTACCCGATGCGACACTGGGCACCTGAATCTTCCGCATGAGAACGTCGGAATTTCGGCCCATCCCCGACTTTAACCGACGGTAGGCAGCCTCCACATCGCCCCCGTAGCGGTCGGCCGACCTTCCCGGATGCCGGGAGAGGTCGGTGACCCACCCGTCAAGTTGTTGCATCAGATCTTTCGCATTTTGGTCAATCTGTCGTAAATGCTTCGGGTCCATGGACATAACATGTCCGGTCCCAAAACCCTTTATGCTATACTTTCAGGCCCAATCCGCGAATCGCCTGCCGGATTGGGTCAATGCCTTCGCCGGTGCGATTGGAGATCAAGATAACCGGACGTCGGTAAGTTTCTTGTAAAACGGCTTCCCGCTCGGCTCGTTCTTGGCGATTTAACTTATCCACTTTACTGGCGGCAATAATCAAAAGAATATTGCGTTGACTGGCCCATTCGACGACCATCCGCTCTTCGTCGGCCGGATCGCGCCGCACATCTTGAATTAAGACCCCCGCGATAAGGGGCTGGCGGGTGGTCAAGTAGGTTTCCACCGCCTCGCCAAACAGTTCCCGCTCGACTTTCGAGACTTTGGCATAACCGAATCCCGGCAAATCCACCACATACCAACCGCTCATGGCATAAAAGTGAATCCGTTGCGTTTTGCCGGGCGTGCCGCTCGTGTGGGCCACCTTGCTTTTCGCCAGTTGATTAATCAGGGATGATTTCCCGGCATTGGATCGCCCCATAAACGCCACTTCCGGCCATCCCGTTTGGGGCATTTCGTCGGCCGTCAGGGCGGACGCGACCATGTTGTTCTTACCGGCCACTAGGTTCCTCCTCCGAGAAGGGTTCTAAGACCCATTCTAAAACGTCGTCCAAGTGTTGAGCGAGGTGGATTTTCACTTGCCGCTTCACAAACGGCGGCACTTCATCCAGATCCACCCGATTCTCCTCGGGAATAATCACGTGTTCCATATGGGCGCGGTGCGCGGCCAAAATTTTCTCTTTGATGCCCCCGACCGGTAAAACCCGCCCGCGGAGCGTGATTTCGCCCGTCATCGCCCATTTGGGACGAACGGCGCGGCCGCTCAGGGCCGAGACCAGGGCGGTCGCAATGGCGATACCGGCCGACGGACCGTCTTTCGGAATCGCTCCTGCCGGCACATGCACATGAACGTCCAGGGCTTCGTTGAAATGAGGATCGATGCCCAATTCCCGCGCCCGCGATCGCACGTAGCTATAACCCGCTCGCGCCGACTCTTGCATCACCTCGCCTAATTGGCCGGTGAGGGTGAGTTGGCCCTTACCGGGCATGGTAGTCACCTCAATCGATAAAATGTCGCCTCCGGCCTCGGTCACCGCCAGCCCCGTCACGACTCCGGTCTGTTGCGTCATTTCCGCCGATTCTAAACGGATTCGCGGGGCCCCCAGATAGCGAACGAGCCGCTGACTGGTCACCACCACCTTCTGGGTTTTGCCCTGGACAATATCTCGTGCGGCTTTCCGACAAATCGTCGCCAAGGACCGCTCGAGTTCCCGCACCCCGGCCTCCCGCGTATAATGCCGGATAACGAGTTGCAATACCCGACGCCCCAACACCACCCGATCATGACTTAGCCCGTGTTGTTCCAGTTGGCGCGGCCATAGATACCGTTCGGCAATGGAGATTTTCTCTTCCTCGGTATATCCGGGGATATGAATGACTTCCATGCGATCCATTAAAGGCCGGGGAATCGAATGGAGCACGTTGGCGGTGGCAATAAACATCACCGCCGACAAGTCAAACGGCAATTCAATATAGTGATCGGAAAAATGCGCGTTTTGCTCGGGATCCAAGACCTCCAACAACGCGGCCGAGGGGTCTCCCCGAAAATCGGTCGCCATTTTATCCACTTCATCGAGCAAAAAAAGCGGGTTTTTACTGCCGGCCTGCCGCATCCCTTGAATAATGCGGCCCGGCATCGCGCCCACATAGGTCCGTCGGTGTCCTCGAATTTCCGCTTCGTCACGCACCCCGCCCAACGAGACCCGTACAAACCGGCGACCGGTCGCTCGTGCAATCGAACGCGCTAACGACGTTTTGCCCACCCCGGGCGGTCCCACCAAGCACAAAATCGGGCCTTTAATATGGGGCGCCAACGCCAGCACCGACAGATGCTCCAAAATCCGGTCCTTCACTTTTTGAAGGCCGTAGTGATCCTCGTTCAAAATCCGCTCGGCTTCTTCTACATCTACCCGCTCCTCGGTGGTGATCGCCCACGGTAAATCCAATAACCAATCCAAATACGTCCGCACGACCACCGCTTCGGCGGATAGAGGCGACATCTTGGCTAGCCGATCGATTTCGCGCGTAATTTTTTCCCGTACCGGTTCCGGAACCTCGCCTAGCCGTTCCAAACGTTCGCGGTATTCTTCGGTTTCGGGGGCCTCGTCTTGTTCCCCTAATTCCCGTTGGATGGCTTTTAATTGCTCGCGCAAATAGTATTCCTTTTGGGAGCGCTCCATTTGTTTTCGCACCCGGACATGAATCCGCTTCTCGATTTCCAACAATTCGATTTGGCGGGACAAAATATCGGAGACTTTGGACAACCGCTCGTCAATCGGAAAGGTTTCCAACACCTCTTGTTTTTCCTGCGTGCGAATGTCTAAATTCATTACCACCGTGTCGGCCAATCGCCCAGGATCATCGATATTTAAGGTCACAGAGGCTTCGCCAGGCATTTTCCGCGAGTTTTTGACATACGCCTCAAACAAGTCGACTACCGTATGCATCAACGCTTCGGTTTCTTGACCGACATCTTCGCTCGGTTCCTCGATTTCTTCAACCAGCGCCGCAAAATGCGTGTCCCGGTCATAAATGGCCTGGACCGTCGCCCGCGCCTTACCTTCGACCACGACTTTAGAGCCCCCGGTGGGCATCTTCAACACTTGCTTTATTTCCGCGGTGACCCCCACCCGATATAAATCCTCTTCCCCCGGTTCGTCTTGACGGGTGTCTTTTTGGGCAACAAACACGATGAGACGGTCCGCCGCCATGGCTTCTTCCAAGGCCCGCAAACTTTTTTCCCGCCCAATTTCCAGCGGCACGACCATTAAGGGGAACACCAGAACCCCTCGCAGCGGTAATAACGGCAATTCCCTGGTATTCATCGCTCGCCTCCGTCATGGGATTACTCCTCAGTATATCGCTTTGTTGGTGTCGATGGAAAAAAGGGGTGGCCTGGGCCACCCCTGCCCTCTACCTTCCCGCTTTACCCCACGGTAGACGGCGGCACACTGCTGGCCGTCAAAAGTCCCGGCTCCATGACGGCTTGGCGCGGCGTTTCGGCTTCATCCACCGTGCCGACCGCCAACTCTAAGACTTCCGTCAGCCGATCAACGGGAATGACCTCGATACCCATCGACGAAAAGAGATCTTGCCAATTGTCCCGGGGTATCAACACGCGGGTACACCCCGCTTGCATCGCCGCTTCCACTTTGGCCACGACCCCGCCCACCGGTTTGACATGCCCCCGAATCGACAGCTCTCCGGTCATGGCGAGCCGATTGTCCACCGGCCGATTCATAATGGCGGAATAACAGGCCACGGCAATCGCAATCCCGGCCGATGGCCCGTCCAACGGCACTCCCCCGGGAAAGTTAATATGCAAATCGTAGGCATCCGGGTCTACTCCGGCCACATTTTTCAAAACCGTCACGACGTTGTCGACCGAACTGCGGGCCAAGGACCGACGGCGGATTGTACGCCCGTGCGTGCCCAATTCTTCCTCATCCACGACCCCCGTGACCTCGATTTTCCCATGCCCCGGATGTGCGACCGCCTCCACCTCTAACAAGGTCCCTAAATTGGGACCGTAAATCGCCAGGCCGTTGACCAATCCCACTGCAGGCGCATCGGCCACTTTTTTCTCCGGCCGTGGGTTATATTGTCCCGAATTCACCACCCATTCCACGTCACGCTGGGTCATTTGGTGACGGTTTTCGGTCAGTGCTACCCCCGCCGCAATTTGCACCATATTCACGGCTTCGCGGCCATTGGTGGCGTATCGTTGAATCACGTCCAGCGCACCCGGTTCAACAAGAATCCCCATCCGTTCCGCCGCTTGCGCCGCAATCGTGCGGACCTCCGACGGCAAAAGGGCGCGGAAATAAATTTCCAAACAGCGCGATCGAATAGCCGGTGGAATTTCTTGCGGTTGACGCGTCGTGGCTCCCACCAACCGAAAGTCCGCGGGCAACCCGTTTTCAAAAATATCCTGAATGTGCAGCGGAATGTTGGGATCTTCCGCATTGTAATAGGCCGACTCGAAAAAGACTTTTCGGTCTTCCAGCACTTTGAGGAGCTTATTCATCTGAATCGGATGCAACTCGCCGATTTCATCGATGAACAAAATCCCCCCATGCGCTTTGGTCACGGCTCCCGGCTTCGGCTGCGGAATGCCCGCCATGCCCATCGGCCCGGCCCCTTGATAGATCGGATCATGGACGGACCCGATTAAGGGATCGGCAATCCCCCGTTCGTCAAAACGAGCGGTGGTCGCGTCCAGTTCAATGAATTTTGCATCCGGACGAAAGGGTGACCACCCCATTTTTTTCGCCTCTTCCAGCACCAAACGAGCCGCCGCCGTTTTCCCTACCCCGGGTGGCCCGTAGATAATGACATGTTGTGGGTTCGGACCGCAGAGAGCGGCTCTCAAGGCTTTCACACCGTCCGCCTGTCCGACGATGTCGTCAAAACGGGTCGGCCGGGTTTTTTCGGATAACGGCTCCGATAGTTGAATGGCCCGCATCCGCCGAAGCTTGTCAATCTCTTTTTTCGACTCCCGTTCGACCGCCACTTTGTTCCCTTGCTGGGACTTGAGCATGTTCCAAAAATAAAGGCCAATAATCACCAGAAAGAAAAATTGGACGAAGGTGACGACGCTTTGTAAATTCATCGTACCCCTCCTTTCGCTGTTTCTCGCTTCACCGCGTGATTCCGGCCAAAATCCCGGAATCGTCCTCCCTAGTGTGGCCAAAAGCTAACCGCCTAACGCGTTAAATCCTGGCGGTCTATGGAAAATTATGCCCAATCCCCCGCCACTTCATGACCTCACAAAAAAAGCCCTGGGATTTACCCAAGGCATGTCGTCCGAAACCCCTAAAAATTGCGAGGTTGAAGGCGGCAAACGTCAAAGACTATCCCCACCATCTTTTAAATATGTCCAGAGCCATTCGACCCCATCCCACCCGAAAGGGCTTTTGAGCGAAAACAAAACGTGGCCGCCTTACCGCTCGTCAAGCCGATACGGGCCCCCGGAGAAGGGAAAATAATCCGGCTACCATCATAAGCCCAATGGCCAAATAAAACGCGGCATGCATGCCCTGAGTAAAGCTGGTTCGAAGGAGCGGCGACAATCCGCCCGTGCCCACAAATATCGCAAACGCCAGACGGCGCGGGATTTCCGTGGCCGCCACCACCATGGCGGTAGCAAACGACAGTACCATGCCGACATTGGCAAATGTCCGCAGCATACCGGAGGCGATCCCGTACGCCCCCCTTGGCGCTCCTTTCATCACCGCCGCATTATTAGCCGGGAAAAATCCCGCATTCCCAATCCCGTTGACGATGCTGATCGCAGTTACGCGCCATAAGGGGCTCGATACCCCTAAATGGGCGTATAAAAAGAGCGAGACGGCTTGAATCATGAGTCCGGCACTAGCCGGTCCCGCCGGTCCGAAACGATCCACCAATCGACCGGTGACCGGCCCTAAAAGGCCTCCCGCCAAGTATCCCGGAACCATTAACAAGGCTGCCGCCATGGGGGTCAGTTTCCGCACCCCTTGAAGGTACATCATAATTAAAAAGAGGACCGAAAAATTCCCCACCGCTTGAAAAAAGGCGGCCACAAACGAGGCGCTGACCATCCGCACCCGAAAGAGCTCCAAATGGAGCATAGGAGACGATTGCCGCCGTTCCACCATGATAAAAACCCCTAAAAAGACAAGGCCCAACAGGAGTTCCCCGCCCAACCGCATCGTCAGGGAATGCGCCGCCAGATGCGGCGGTTGACTGGGGGACGACCGGGGCGGATTTTTTGGCTTTGTGGTACGCCTTTTGGGTGCGAGGGCTCAAAGATGTCCGTATTCGGGAGATTTTGAAAGCGCATCTGGAGGGTTGGCAATCTCGCTGGGCGGGCTTGGTTTCGGCCGACCCTAATTCGGCGGCCGCCACGTTTTGGATGGCGGTGGCGTTGGGTTTACCGATTTTAACCGCCACCGGGCTTCAGGGCAGCGAGGCGGCACTGGCCTATGGACTTCGTCATGTAGGAGAGGAGACGAGCTAAATGCGGCAATCTTTTGCGGCCCCTGCCCAAGCCTCTTCATCCGGTCGTACCGGGTGGGCTTTGGCGGTTATTGTATTGGCGCCCCCGGCGATCCGGCGGCTGTTCCCGAAAGCGGGCCAATAACCAATGTAATAACGCCTGTTCCAGGTCTTCTTTATGCGGAAAATAATAATGGAGGGTGGCGATATTCACGCCCGCCCGATCGGCCACCGCGCGCGTTCTGAGCCCGTCCAACCCGTCTGCCACGGCCACGGCAAACGCGGCAGCCAGAATCGCCTCTTGAGTTTTTTGCCCCCGTGGGGTTGTCGGCGTCCCATCGCCTGATTTCATTCATTGCACCTCCCCTCATTATCTTAATCAATCGGTTGATTAATAAGAAACCCACGCGGGACAGGCGCTGAGCTCGCCCATTTGCCATAGAATACGGCAAAAATACCGTATATTACCAGGAGGCTCTCATGGCCACGCTGCTTTCTTTGTTGGAAGGTCTACCGGGCTTTGACCGGTCCGTCCTAACCGATCTCCCTATCCGGTCCATTGTCCTCGATTCTCGCCAAGCTACGGTTCAGAGTCTCTTTGTGGCTCTCCCGGGCCAACATCAACACGGCGCCGACTTTGCGGCGGATGCCGTTCGGCGAGGAGCGGTGGCCGTCATCTCGAGTGCATCGCGCCCTTCCGGTTGGCCACCGGTAATTCCCTGGATTCAGACGGATAATCCCCGAATGTGGCTACCGACTCTAGCGGCCCGCCTGTACCAATTTCCCGCCCGCCGTCTCACCCTCTATGGGGTCACCGGGACCAACGGGAAAACCACGACCGTTTACATGCTGGCCGCGATATTACGGCGTGCCGGCCGCCGGGTCGCCTTTTGGAGCACCAATCAGGTCGAAGGCATCCCCCATCCTTACCGTCCCGCCATGACCACTCCCGATTCGCCGGCCTTGCACGAATTTTTGCGGCAAGCGGTAGATACCGGGGCAGAAGACGTCTTGTTGGAAGTCTCGTCGCACGCGTTGGCGCTTAACCGCATCGGCGGACTGCGGTTTGCCGCCGTCGCCGTGACCAATATTACGCCCGATCATTTGGATTTTCATGGTTCGTTCGCAGACTATGTGGCGGCCAAGGCATCCATTGTGCAATATGTCAAACCCGGTGGCGCGGTGATATTAAACGGGGATGATCCGGTGATTTCCGGCTGGCAAACGCCGGCCGTGGTCACGCGAACCACCTACGGGTTTTCCGGGACTCACCCCTTAACCGCCCGGATCATCGAATCGCATGCGGATCACAGCCGATGGGAATGGTTTTGGCAAAACCAATCCTATGGTGAAATCGTCCTTCCGGTCCCCGGACGCCATAATATCCAAAATGCCCTCGCCGCCTTGGGCATGGCCCTTCATTGCGGGATCGCACCGGACGTCGCTCGTGATGCGTTAGCGCATTTCGTACCCGCTCCCCGCCGGCTCGAAACGGTGACCCAAGGCGACATTACCGTGGTCAGCGATGTGGCGATGAACCGGGCTAGTTATGAGGCCGTCTTGGCGACCGTCCATTCTCTCGGGCGCCCCGTCGTCGTGGTCAACGCCATTCGCGGTAATCGCGGTCCGGATATCAATCGCGACATTGTCGACGTGCTGGCGGACTGGGCCGATCACATGGCCTTTGCCCCGGTCATTGCGACCCTGAGTACCGATCAGGTCGCATCCTTATCCGTCGACTATCGCGTGCGCCCGGACGAACAAGCGGCATTTTTAGAGCAAGCCAACCGGCGCGGATTGGCCGTGATCTGTACCGATACGTTAGAGGCGGCCATCGATGCCGCCCTGGCCCGGCTGCCGAAGGGCGGCATCCTCTTATTGCTGGGTACCTTTGGCATGGACGCCGGTCTGGCCCTGGTCCGGGATCGGATCGGTTAGGCAAAGACCTTCATGACGATGTAGGCGTCTTCCCCATTGCCGAAAAACCTGGGCATCTCCGAAACCACCTGCCAACCAATCGTCTGTAAGACCCGTAATTGGGGGGTATTGGACCGGCGTACTTCGCCTAAAAAGGCCCTCGCCCCCCGCGCTTGGGCCAAGGGTTCGGCCGCGGTCAATAAAAAGGCCGCCAATCCTTGGTGACGGTAGTCGGGATCGGTCACATTTGCCAACACATGGGCATACGCCCCAAACACCTCAAAACCGAAATAGGCGATAATTCGCGGCCCGTCCTTTACCACCAGGTAAATCGTTCTCGGCGAGAGATATTTGATCACTATCTGACCCCAAGACATCGGTTCAAGAAACACGCGCCGTTCCAATTGGGCAATTTGTCCAATATCTCGGCGTCGGAGCCGTTCCACACGGTACTGACGGTACCGACGCGGCCATTCGGATTCCGGCATGCTACATCCCCCCTGTCACTTTACGAAAGAGAATGGCTGCCGGTCCCTCCTTGTGGAAAATTTTTGCTCTGGTGTCTCACTTTACCAGCCAGCGGGATAGGATATCAACGGTACTGCCATTAAACGAGGTGATCTCTCATGCTTCCTCTCACCACCGGTCATATTCTTGACAGTTGGGCCCGTTTGACCCCGGAACAGGTTGCCGTGATTGACGCCACAACCGATACCGCCTGGTCCTATCGTGATTTGGCCCAAGCCTGTGATCGTACCGCCGCCCGCTTACACGACCTAGGGGTGAAATCGGGCGACGTGATCGCCTATGTCTCCGACGAACGCCTAAATACCGTCGCCCTCTGGTATGCCCTCGGAAAATTAGGGGCGAGCTGGTGCCCCTTAAATCCCCGCGCTACCGTCGACGATTGGATTCGGCAAATAACCCATGCCGAGGCTTCTCTGGTCTTGTATTCCGAGAGCTTTGAAACATCCGTCAATCGCTTGCCGGTCCGGTCGGTCGATTTAGGCCGTTCTCCTCTCGATGCCCCGGCTCCGGTTTCCTGGCCCGTCACCGCACATTGGCCCGACCGGGCCGGCATTCTTTACACGTCGGGAACCACGGGGAGTCCGAAGGGGGCCTGGCATAGTCATCGGAGTCTTTGGGGATGGAACACGAGCGTCTTATGCTCTCTCGGCATCGGCGGATCTGATCGTTTCTTGAACCCCTACCCCCTGTACCACATGGGAGGTATCGGTTTTACGTTGGCGGCCATCCAAGCCGGTGCCACGACGGTGTTGGCCACACCTTTTGACGCCCAAGCGACCATAGAATATGTGCCGCGTTACGACATCACCGTCACCATTATGGTACCGACTATGGTGCAAGCCCTCTTAGAACAGCCGGCCCCCGAGCGTCAGACGCTTTTAAATGGACACTGGCGCCATTTGGTGACAACCAGCGCCCCCCTTTTGGAGGATACGCGCCAAGGGATTCATCGCGAATGGCCAACGATCCGCTTGTCGGTCCTGTACTCCGCGACCGAAGCGGTCTTCACGGTCGCGTCGGACCATCACGGGCCCTCGTCCCTGACGGTGGGTCGCCCCGCCTTCGGCATGGATATTCGTATCCGTACGGAAGACGGGCGACCGGCTGCCCCCGGTCAGGCCGGGACCATCTATACCCGCGGGATTAGCCTCTTTGAGGGCTATCATCGGGCCCCCGATCAATTCCACGCGATTGACAGAGGTTGGCTGACATGTTTTGACACCGGCTATCTGACAACGGACGGCGATTTGGTGCTCGTGGACCGAGCCGCCGATTTAATTAACTCGGGCGGTGAAAAGATCTCCTCGCTGGAAATCGAAAACATTTTACTGTCGCATCCGGCCATCAAAGAAGCCGGTGTGGTGGGACTACCCGACCCCTATTGGGGGGAACGCATCCATGCCGTCATTGTCCCCCGGATACCCGATTTGCACGAATCCGATCTCTATCCCTATTTATCCCAACATTTGCCTCGGTATAAATGGCCGAAAAGTTGGGCCTTTGTCCCCGAATTACCGAAAACCAGCAGCGGCAAAATCTTAAAACGAGCGCTCCGGCAAGAAAACCCCCGGGGTCGGTAACCCTAAGACCCCGGGGGCAACGCGGTCCCTAACTGACGGTCGTATGGCTGGAGACGGCGTCGGGTCCGTGCACTTTGGCCACCGCCGCCTTCATTTGTTCCATCGTCGGGGCCTTACACTTAGTTTTCACCACGAGGGCCCCCAAGGCGGCCAGCACGTCCCCGAACAAGAAGCCGCGAAACCAACGAAATTGCGGGTTGCCATATGCCATACGTTCACCCCCAAGGATTCAAACAGTATGCCGCGAAGCCGACCTAGTCCCCGATTACATGGTGGGCATCGGGCTCACCTCCTTTACGGTGGCTATAAGAAATTGTGATGATCGATATAAGTACGAAGCCATTGAGCTCCCCGGAGGGCCTTGATAGAGTGAAGATAAAGTTAGGGAACGGGAGGCCAACGGCGATGGCTCATGTGGTTAGTCAACTGGCTCCGCTGTGGCACGGTCGCACGGCATGGATTGGGTTGGCCATTGTGCTGTTTTATGCCGTCGGAGCCTTGGTCACGGTCATGGCCATCGTCCCCCGTCGACGCTCGACACGTTCACCCTTTGAGCTCCGACGCCGAACAGCTCATTCCCCGACCAACGGACGGTACGCGGTTGTGGTGGATATCCAGCCGTATTTAGAACAAGCCAAAGCCAAGCGCCCACCGCACCAACATGTCGGCTCGGATTAACTGATTTCCGGCGTATGATAGACTTGGGTCAAGTGATAACAGGCTAGCGTCATGGCTGCAAATCCCAATAAAGGCGGCATATCCTCCAAATCGACGGTAAAACACGGGCTGGCCCAATGGCGATGATACCGCCCCACCAGTTGGGATCCCCGGATTTCCGCTTGCAACTGAACTCCTTGGAAGCGGCCACCGGCATGACCCGTGATGAGATGGCCGGATTGGCGAGCAATGACGCTTTCCCCGATGAGGGCGCCGCCGATTCGGAACGTACAGACCACGCCCGGAACCCATTGACCCTTGATATCCTGCCCGACAATCCGACCTCCGAAGTGCCCGTGAATACGCCCATCTTCCGTCGCCGCGAGAGAAAATTGCCACTAGGGCGTTCGCACAATTGCGGACGTTTATTCAATACAAGGCGCGGTTGGCTGGGGTCCCCGTGATCCTGGTCGATCCGCGCAATACCTCGCGCACATGTCCCTCAGTGTGGATTGATCGACAAGCGCAATCGTCCGAACCAAGCCTCCTTTCGGTGTATCGCGTGTGGCTTCGCTGGCCCCGCCGACACCGTCGCTGCGGGCAACATTGCCCGTAGGGCTGCAGTCAACCAGCCGTACGCGGGATCGACTCCTCGGTCGATATCTAAAAGCTCCGCCCCTTTAGGGCGGGGTCGTTGACAGCAAAGGGCGGACGTCGCTTGAGCCACCACCTCGACCAGAAACGGCGCCAATGTCCCACGTATGATT contains:
- a CDS encoding GTP-binding protein engB (PFAM: GTPase of unknown function~TIGRFAM: ribosome biogenesis GTP-binding protein YsxC/EngB; small GTP-binding protein domain~COGs: COG0218 GTPase~HAMAP: GTP-binding protein, ribosome biogenesis, YsxC~InterPro IPR019987:IPR005225:IPR002917~KEGG: gka:GK2649 ribosome biogenesis GTP-binding protein YsxC~PFAM: GTP-binding protein, HSR1-related~SPTR: Probable GTP-binding protein EngB;~TIGRFAM: GTP-binding protein, ribosome biogenesis, YsxC; Small GTP-binding protein) — its product is MAGKNNMVASALTADEMPQTGWPEVAFMGRSNAGKSSLINQLAKSKVAHTSGTPGKTQRIHFYAMSGWYVVDLPGFGYAKVSKVERELFGEAVETYLTTRQPLIAGVLIQDVRRDPADEERMVVEWASQRNILLIIAASKVDKLNRQERAEREAVLQETYRRPVILISNRTGEGIDPIRQAIRGLGLKV
- a CDS encoding GerA spore germination protein (PFAM: Bacillus/Clostridium GerA spore germination protein~InterPro IPR004995~KEGG: gym:GYMC10_1603 GerA spore germination protein~PFAM: Bacillus/Clostridium GerA spore germination protein~SPTR: GerA spore germination protein) translates to MSMDPKHLRQIDQNAKDLMQQLDGWVTDLSRHPGRSADRYGGDVEAAYRRLKSGMGRNSDVLMRKIQVPSVASGTVLVVSIDGLTDTQMVDQDIIGPLLHAKTPPEKWDQTVLTPNHITKETQWPTLLQKLAAGNTLVFAPGLDFVWVIDTIKYTQRAIERPQTELAVRGPEEAFNEIILIQKTQLRRRFMSPALQFRDVTVGRMQHITVSVAFLEGVANPALVETAIQRVQAITVDALADSTTVSGLIRDHPNSIFPTIRGTERVDIVARRLSYGAVAILTAGDPFVLIAPAPLADFYRTAMDYSNNWIDSSFVRLIRFVGWAFGLYLPAMYIALTQVNPSMLPTALFVVMQGSHSGLPFPPVVEILLMILVLEILRESAIRLPKNLSTTLGTVGAIVVGTAVVRAGLVDPQIIVIMTLTALSIFSTPVYDLTGTWRVVNFFLLFAGTFFGVLGIIVVTMMVVATITDMQSFGVPYFSPWAPFRLREWTDALVRFPWNRIHLRWVSYRPQRAEWNWPQGQVPRPHLLRGDNEASPLKTDMQGTDPGP